From the Juglans microcarpa x Juglans regia isolate MS1-56 chromosome 3D, Jm3101_v1.0, whole genome shotgun sequence genome, the window GTAGATGATGTGGCACTGTGCTACGTTAGTTTGTCTCTAGCAGTTTTCTTCAAAGAATcgattcattttcttttcattaattcCCCTTTTGCATAAGCTATTTTTTGGACTGAGACAATTCTAACCATGATCTGACCCTGAAAATTTGGAGGTTAACACGCTGGAAATCATATTTGAGCAAGCTtgttctctctccccctcccccccttcatttttcttatcgCTTCTTTCTGAATTTATGTTCCTTTTACTATTTGCGCATTTGGATTTGATGGGTTtactttttattctattatgaaATTTTCAGACTAATGGACTCTCGAGAAGAAATGCAGAAGGTGAAACGTTCGATTGCTCAAGTAAGATGCCAAGAGCATGAGCTTCTTGTTTGGTGCAATTTATTTACTGGGTATTTTTTAGGGTAAATGCACCTTCACCCCTGTTCTTTAATGCAGTCCTAGACTCCTACTGATATCCTTGGCTTTATGATGGATTCGTGGAGAAAGTATTAAGTTATTGCATGGATTGGGATCATTGTtcaaattgataaataaaaatatttgtatcaGTACTTATTGTTATAGTTGCATTTCTTTTTACATAGAAAAGAATGggattaatttaattatgatataCTGGGAAATTACTTCCATCTGGCatgaagaaggggaaaaaaaaaaaaaaaatagaaatcccACAACACATTTGAAATGAAGAATAGGTGAGGGTGTAGTCTAGAACTGGTGAATAGGGAGGGTATAAAAATCTTCCCCTTCTGGGCATAAAAAACATGACTTGTTATGCTTGTTAAGGGGTTATACTTGTAATATTGCTGGTTGGGGATAGTAGGCTCAGAAAAAGATGATTTTAGGGATGAATCTGATTGACCTTTTTGATCCATGCCATGCACTTCTCTTCAAATGAAATACGATGTTTATTCTGGTTTCTAAGGCTGGTGCAGATTGGCAGTTTTGGGCTTCAATTCCTGTGGTGTATTCTGCATTTTATTGTCAGCATATGGTACTTTCTGTTGGAGGTAACTCATGTGGTCGAAAGTACCCTTATTTCTAGTGGACTACTGAAGAACTACAAAGCCCTTGATTTAGGCAAGCTCCGGTACCTCGCCATTGTGGTAGGAAGTGAAGAAGCTTACCAAACTGCTAAGGTCACTAAACTTTTACAGTGGCTGGAAGCAATTGGCATGAAGCATGTGTGCCTTTATGATATGGAAGGTAAGGACCCATGTGTTTAACAAGGTGGAAATGCTGGAACAATTGCTGAGTGATGATGCAAAGGTTTGTATGCAACTATTTTAATGTAAATGATGTGTATTATACCATCTTTGATGTTATAGGAGtattaaagaaatcaaaagaagCCATCTTGGAGAAAATGAACAATACAACAGTATTTCAGGTATTATTTTCTATCTCCACAGTAAAGTTACACTTTATCCTCGGTTTGCCACTGTTCAGTGATGGAAGTTACTCACCATATTATGATCAATATAGTTTTGATAACTTTTCTTGACATATAAATCTTCGTTTAATGCTTACTACAGCACCAGTGGGTAATTCCTAGCTTGTTTTGAAGTACTTAACATAAttgtttattgaaaaattttgatgTGCATGTATGTGTATGCGCACGTATGGTGTGTGTATATTATTCACTAGACTGTAAATAACTTTTACCTGttcttttgaatatttaaaataaaaaaaaagaacctttTTGTGGTTATTCATTCTTGTCATGATGAAGgataaatatatatgcatagacATACATATAGATACAGCCCccctatatatatgcatgttataAACATAGTCAGCATTATTTGTGCCCTCAGTATCTCAGAAAGCATTCTCACCAAGTTTAGCATTTATTGCCTACAGGAAGCTGATGAAAACGATAAGCTACTTGACCAAAAACATATGACTCTAGAATTTGCTTCATACTCTGATGGAAAGGAAGCAGTGGCTAAAGCAGCTAACTTACTTTTTGCCAAGTATTTACAATCAGCTAATTCTGGTGGAGATCCAGATCAAGAAAGAATATTTAATGAACCTCACATGAATGAGGCGCTAAGAGCTGTTGGTTTGTTCTACTTTTCAGATGTGTTCAATGGTTTAGAGGATTGATTCTATTTCGGTTTTAATTTACGAACTTTTAGTATTTATGTTTATGGACTATCAGGTAGTGGAGGACCAGAACCTGACCTCCTCTTGGTATATGGACCTGCAAGATGCCACCTAGGTTTTCCTGCATGGAGGATTCGATATACCGAGATTGTGTGAGTATTCTTTCTTGTTgtagtgtattttcttttctgggGGCGAATTGTGACCATTTCTGTGTTGCAGACACATGGGATCATTGAAGTCCATGAGATATGGTTCCCTAATAAAGGCCATTTACAAGTTTACCATGGTGCGCCAGAACTATGGTAAGTGGCTTTTCCTTTTGTTGTGCAATATCTATTTGAACTTAATTATATGAATGCGAACTAATGgtcaaacaaattatttaaaaattttgttgtaAAAACTTCACGATTAATTTAAATCTGAACTTCTTCCACTTTGATCTGGGATAAGCAATATTTTCATACAGTTTTCTAAGTGAgctttcttaaaatttaaataaataaataaataaaatgaccTTGCAGtgaagtatttatatttgtgaaGTTATAGAATATGATAATCCTTACTGATGTAACTTTTCCTTTATTATCATAAGTTCactaatttatttctttcagATTGGATCTGAGTAAGTACGCTGGATTGCATTTGTTTCTGTAATATGGCCATGTGCCTTTTTTTCCCGTATTCACTATTGGTTCTTGGAATGGGGGCGGAAcagtaaaaataaaaccatctatTGGGTTTTATGGTGCTGGTATGTATTATTGTGTGATCTTCTTTTCTTGTTACAGGTAAGTGAGAAACTGTAGTTGGAGGTCATCATCTTGAATAAGTGGTGCCATTGAATACTGCAGGGATTCTCGAGTTTGTCCGCGTTGTATCAACTTTTGTCTTGTACATGTTGGCTGTTTTGGACACAAGATATTTATATGCCCATAAGTGGATATTAACATACCTTCATGCGgctgagaaaaaataatatctctACAGCTGAACACCTCCTACACCCCCGCTCATGACTGCATCATGAATAATGAGTCATCATCGTGTATTATTTATACTACTACTCTACACTTCGTTTCTAATTCCCTATTTTTCTCTGAGGAATTTTACTAGTTGTGAATAATAAAGTTACAACtatatgatgttattttttgtggatttttttttttttggtgtttttttatatttaaactaAGCAAAAAACCTATTGGTGCTGATGTGATGATGTCGGCTTTAAGTAATTGTTGTTGCCTATCTTTCATATGCTACGTGTGAGCAAACAGAGTCCAAACCTTTTGTACATAAAGTCCACTTCCAAGTGCGTGACATTCACCACACAGAAATTACGAACaacaaacaataaattaatcaccACCATAAGCTTatattaagggaaaaaaaaaaccatgtacTATCACAGTACAAAAGCGCAAGGTCCACTATGTTACAGGTTATTGACCTTTATTCGACATCTACACAAGATACAGGAAGCAGACCCTAGTCTAGATAGAGGCTGTAGCTGGTGTTGGTGATGGAACCCAAACAAGATGATATACCGGGAGGAAATGGCATATTGGAGAAGACGAGCCGGGCTTGATCCCAAGTTGGCGAAAGAGAATGTGATCAGGGTCCCAATCAGACGTGTCCATGTGGCATACAGCAACTGCTTCCACCTTATGTTCATTCTCACCCCCTAGTAAAACCTTGAATATTTTGCTCCTTTCTATGAAGTGGCAGTAGAAAACTTTGTAAGGGTACAGCAAGGGATGACAAGCTACCCATTTAGGAGCATAAATTTCCTCTGAAATTCTCAGAACAGAGTAATTCTGTGCCGAGACAGTTGCCACTGTGGGGTGGGTGATTGTTAGGACATCCAGGTTCGCCCATGAGCCCATGATGTTGTGTACAAAACCAAGCATGGACTCTAAAGAGGTAGCGCAGTGCTTGATCTCCCCCTTGGTGGGTAGAGATTCGCACTGTTGGAGTGTGTTTTCCATGGCCTGGGCACTGGGAGAACCTGGAAGGATTGAGTAAAGTTGAAGAACGTTTGAGAGTTGGGCCATTGAGAAAGGAATGGAATCGGCTTCTTCTCTTGGCAAGAAGTGGGGAAACTCTTGGATGGGAAAGCGGAGGGGCATTGTCTTCCCCACAAATAGATCATCCATGGTGAAAAAGCCTGACTTGAATGCTTCCGAGCGATCCATGTGGGATGATGGCTTTGCTGCCATATGATTTTCATGCACCATGCTCG encodes:
- the LOC121254989 gene encoding dehydrodolichyl diphosphate synthase complex subunit NUS1 isoform X3 produces the protein MDSREEMQKVKRSIAQIGSFGLQFLWCILHFIVSIWYFLLEVTHVVESTLISSGLLKNYKALDLGKLRYLAIVVGSEEAYQTAKVTKLLQWLEAIGMKHVCLYDMEGVLKKSKEAILEKMNNTTVFQEADENDKLLDQKHMTLEFASYSDGKEAVAKAANLLFAKYLQSANSGGDPDQERIFNEPHMNEALRAVGSGGPEPDLLLVYGPARCHLGFPAWRIRYTEIVHMGSLKSMRYGSLIKAIYKFTMVRQNYGK
- the LOC121254989 gene encoding dehydrodolichyl diphosphate synthase complex subunit NUS1 isoform X2; translation: MDSREEMQKVKRSIAQVRCQEHELLVWCNLFTGLVQIGSFGLQFLWCILHFIVSIWYFLLEVTHVVESTLISSGLLKNYKALDLGKLRYLAIVVGSEEAYQTAKVTKLLQWLEAIGMKHVCLYDMEGVLKKSKEAILEKMNNTTVFQEADENDKLLDQKHMTLEFASYSDGKEAVAKAANLLFAKYLQSANSGGDPDQERIFNEPHMNEALRAVGSGGPEPDLLLVYGPARCHLGFPAWRIRYTEIVHMGSLKSMRYGSLIKAIYKFTMVRQNYGK
- the LOC121254989 gene encoding dehydrodolichyl diphosphate synthase complex subunit NUS1 isoform X1, with the translated sequence MDSREEMQKVKRSIAQVRCQEHELLVWCNLFTGYFLGLVQIGSFGLQFLWCILHFIVSIWYFLLEVTHVVESTLISSGLLKNYKALDLGKLRYLAIVVGSEEAYQTAKVTKLLQWLEAIGMKHVCLYDMEGVLKKSKEAILEKMNNTTVFQEADENDKLLDQKHMTLEFASYSDGKEAVAKAANLLFAKYLQSANSGGDPDQERIFNEPHMNEALRAVGSGGPEPDLLLVYGPARCHLGFPAWRIRYTEIVHMGSLKSMRYGSLIKAIYKFTMVRQNYGK